A stretch of Shewanella dokdonensis DNA encodes these proteins:
- a CDS encoding 1,4-dihydroxy-2-naphthoyl-CoA synthase — MSQFVSDIFDAKLWEQVPGFDFEDVTYHRAKDQGTVRIAINRPDCLNAFRPKTVDELYTALDHARQWSDVGCVLLTGNGPSAKGQWSFSSGGDQRIRGKDGYKYEGAGTGKADLARMGRLHILEVQRLIRFMPKVVIAVVPGWAVGGGHSLHVVCDLTLASKEHAIFKQTDPDVASFDSGYGSAYLAKMIGQKRAREIFFCGFNYSADEAFAMGMVNRSIPHAELEQEALRWAKEINSKSPTAMRMLKYGFNLPDDGLVGQQLFAGEATRLAYGTAEAQEGRDAFLEKREQDFSAFPWYY, encoded by the coding sequence ATGTCGCAATTTGTATCTGATATCTTTGACGCCAAACTTTGGGAACAGGTTCCTGGGTTTGATTTTGAAGATGTGACTTATCACAGAGCTAAAGACCAAGGGACTGTCCGTATTGCTATTAACCGACCTGATTGCCTGAATGCCTTTCGCCCCAAAACCGTTGATGAACTTTATACTGCGCTCGATCATGCGCGTCAGTGGTCTGACGTTGGCTGCGTGTTACTGACTGGCAATGGCCCGTCGGCAAAGGGACAGTGGTCATTTTCTTCTGGAGGAGATCAACGTATCCGTGGCAAGGATGGCTATAAATATGAAGGTGCGGGAACAGGTAAAGCTGACTTAGCACGTATGGGAAGATTGCATATTCTCGAGGTACAGCGGTTAATCCGCTTTATGCCCAAGGTAGTAATAGCGGTAGTACCTGGCTGGGCGGTTGGTGGTGGTCATAGTTTACATGTGGTGTGTGATTTGACCTTGGCTTCAAAAGAACATGCGATCTTCAAGCAAACAGATCCCGATGTTGCCAGTTTTGACTCTGGGTATGGTAGTGCTTATCTGGCAAAAATGATTGGGCAAAAACGGGCTCGGGAGATTTTCTTCTGTGGTTTCAATTACAGTGCCGATGAGGCCTTCGCCATGGGAATGGTCAACAGATCAATACCACACGCTGAATTGGAACAGGAAGCGTTGCGCTGGGCGAAGGAAATCAACTCTAAGAGCCCAACGGCTATGCGCATGCTGAAATATGGATTTAACCTGCCTGATGATGGCTTAGTAGGACAGCAGCTATTTGCCGGGGAAGCCACCCGACTGGCCTATGGCACTGCGGAGGCACAAGAAGGCCGTGATGCTTTTCTGGAAAAACGCGAGCAGGATTTTTCGGCGTTTCCTTGGTATTACTGA
- a CDS encoding YkgJ family cysteine cluster protein, translated as MDCRVGCGACCIAPSITSAIPGMPNGKPAGVRCVQLDQHNLCRLFGKPERPDVCGRFQAAIDVCGDSNEQALWLLTELEQQTSS; from the coding sequence GTGGATTGCCGAGTAGGGTGTGGCGCTTGCTGCATTGCACCATCAATCACCAGTGCGATTCCTGGAATGCCCAATGGCAAACCTGCTGGTGTGCGATGTGTTCAGTTGGATCAGCATAATTTATGTCGTTTGTTCGGCAAACCTGAACGGCCTGATGTTTGCGGTCGTTTTCAGGCGGCGATAGATGTCTGTGGTGACAGTAACGAACAAGCGTTGTGGCTGTTAACCGAACTTGAGCAACAAACTTCTTCTTAA
- a CDS encoding Rrf2 family transcriptional regulator has translation MQLTRYTDFGVRTLMYLAMQPERETLFRIAEITDVFDLSPNHVSKIVHHLGKLGYLQTVRGKCGGFRLGMAPEAINIGQLVRSLEHSLAPIDCGKPYCRFAPACKLQGILGRAVKAYLAVLDQYTLADVVANRDELAALLPEFTLLELED, from the coding sequence ATGCAATTAACACGTTATACCGACTTCGGCGTGCGCACTCTGATGTATTTGGCGATGCAGCCCGAACGAGAAACTTTATTCAGGATCGCTGAAATAACGGATGTGTTCGATCTGTCGCCGAATCATGTATCCAAGATTGTGCATCATCTTGGTAAATTAGGCTATCTACAAACAGTTCGTGGTAAATGCGGTGGTTTTCGTTTGGGGATGGCACCGGAAGCGATCAATATTGGGCAGTTGGTACGTTCATTGGAGCATTCGTTAGCGCCTATCGATTGCGGTAAGCCTTATTGCCGTTTTGCCCCTGCTTGTAAGTTGCAGGGGATCCTTGGCCGTGCGGTGAAAGCCTATCTGGCCGTGCTGGATCAGTATACGTTGGCTGATGTCGTGGCTAATCGTGATGAATTAGCGGCATTGTTACCAGAGTTTACCTTGCTTGAGCTTGAGGATTAA